Within the Trachemys scripta elegans isolate TJP31775 chromosome 4, CAS_Tse_1.0, whole genome shotgun sequence genome, the region gatctaggggttatagtggaccacaagctaaatatgagtcaacagtgtgatgctgttgcaaaaaaagcaaacatgattctgggatgcattaacaggtgtgttgtgagcaagacatgagaagtcattcttccgctctactctgtgctggttaggcctcaactggagtattgtgttcagttctgggcaccgcatttcaagaaagatgtggagaaattggagagggtccagagaagagcaacaagaatgattaaaggtcttgagaacatgacctatgaaggaaggctgaaagaattgggtttgtttagtttggaaaagagaagactgagaggggacatgatagcagttttcaggtatctaaaagggtgtcataaggaggagggagaaaacttgttcaccttagcctcttaggatagaacaagaagcaatgggcttaaactgcagcaagggaggtttaggttggacataagaactttttcctaaactgtcagagtggttaaacactgggataaactgcctagggatgttgtggaatctccatctctggagatatttaagagtaggttagataaatgtctatccaggatggtctagacagtatttggtcctgacatgagggcaggggactggactcgatgacctctcgaggtcccttccagtcctagaatctatgaaatcctTTTGATCTATTTCTATGTACAGGCTTTTTGAGGGAGTGGATCTTGCTTGTGTTGCTTGTTTGTTAAAGGACTGATAGGCCCCTCATGTCATTTAATGTAACAGCTTACTACACTGAATACAAACTTACATATAAGAAGATGACAATACAGTAATAAgcctgcaaagtcaagcactcaggaGTTAGGAAATGAGGCAGAAGTCTCAAAGAAAAAATAGTATGATCATAATATATGCATGGGCAACACTACTTCTGACATTTcataacttctgagtgcttgatcttgcagccttaatgttcttttaatgggGTGGTTTTCTATATAATTTCctcggttgttgtttttttttaaaagcaaagtactaaataaaaaattccatcatgtgaaGCCATATTAACCCCAACATAGGTCATCAACAGGATTATAACTTTTAGATCCACCACAGCATAGATCTCTATCACTTGCACCAATGGAGTAATTGGTTATAGTAGTAGGCTATTATCCTGTAGGTGGACCAGTCACTAAAGAGGCATGGAACACACTCTTTGTTAATGGGTTtgacagctatttgctgacagcagagtttTGTTGGGACTCAGGAATTCCGGACTGTATTCCATGTTCAGAAATGAGTGCATCTTTAGTGGTTATAGACCCTTCTGCTCCATCTTCCCCCACCTGGCCCCTTCTGTTTTTATCTCCCCTGCTTCCATCTCCTCCCACAGACTGTGTTCTCTTCTCATCCCTCTGAATTTGAGCAACTCAGGCTGCACCTTCCTTTCCCTCTACACAGCCAATGCTCCAGCAGTGGGGTCACTGAGATCAAAGGAGAGACACTCCCTGCTCTCTGTACTTGTGTTTAGTGCTACAGCAGGCAGGAGGAGCAATTTCAGGAAAAATCCAGCTCAGCCCATGCAACCTTGGAATGGATCATGCTCAGTCTGGTCAGCACAAGGAGCTGTATGGGGAAGGGATGTGCTCATTGCCGAGAGAATCTTTAAAGATTAATACTGTCAGCCTCTAACAAACCTCtaatgagcatgtgcaaacttcaATTTCTAGAGGCTTATAATTTAGCTAAATTGGGCAGATTTTTACAAATCAACAAGAAGCATATCCCTGATACTAAGGTGATCCACCTGCCAAATTTTGAGACCCTGCTCCAAACCATTGAGGCACTACAACTTCTGAATAAAGTAGCTGTAATATTTTAACACAGGAAAACCAAAAGAGTTCCCTACTCTTTCTTGGAAATGGCGTacccattttagctgaaacaaaATCAGACCAAGGCAGATGACTGGCACAGAAAATCTCAGTCCAAACAGTTTAAGTTTGGCAAGGTTACAATCAGTTGAATATACGGCCTTATAATGGAATGAGTTAGGCAACCTTAACCTGTGTCGCTGCCAGCACTTCCTATAATACAACTGCACGAAAATCctcaaatatgtatttatttaattttaatgataatgaaaaaaaaactCCATAAAACACTGAGTTGGTTTTACAGTCAATCAATTTTAGCTTGGATTTGCAAGGCACTGGATTTTGAAACTTATCAAACCAACGAACAGTTTAAGTAAATTTAATTCAGAAGCAACAGACAATATTTcaattcagttgcttataatCCAAGCCATGAGACTAGAATGAGAATCATATGTAATGGCTAAATCCCCACACAGTAGGCTGAAAGTTAACTCTACTGTGCACTAATCCTCAACTTGTGGGGTGTGACTTGCAAGTGGGTCATGTCCCATGGGCTGAGAAAACAGAAAACCCTCTGGTCCTCTAAGGTCCAGCAGCAACCTGGGCAGTGGAGGGGAGgaacaaaaaaattcagcttaaaGATTTATTCACTCAAATTCCCTTTCATACTCACTGAAAGATTCTTTTACCCAAATAAACTTTAACAACTAGTAATTTTATCTGTAAAATGCACCTTATAGCCAGGTGTGTCACAGCTTGCCTGTTATACATTGTTTACCACTGAGGTGTTTGTGGAAGAAGGCTTGGATTTTCTGCCAAGCATCCACTTGTGCCACAGAATGAGCTTTGGGCTCACCTCCCCAGATCACAGGGTTGCCAACCAACAGGTGCATTGAGGCTGAGCACATTGGGGAAAAGGGTGGTTCAATATAATGCCCTGCTCCAGGGTAACAGACTATCACAGGCTTTTCCTTCCCATGAGCCTGCAAACGATTGGAGGCTTCAGTGGCAAAGAATTCACTCTTCCAGTTATGATCATCTTTGCCAACAATGAACAGGAAGTGCCCCTCAGCCTTCTCCAGTGGGATAAAGCTTTGACGGTCAGGTCCCTCTAGTGGGTTATTCAAGACATCCACAATATCTGCAATCCCAGACTTATCAATCTTGATGCGCTTCCGATTGATGCCAAGAGATGGAATGGTGATATCCTTGTAACGAAGCACTGCACCCACATTGGCCACAGAGCCATTGATGGTGACAGTGGCAGTAATGCCTTTTAAGAAGGAAGCCATGGAGATACATAGGTCACCACCTTTAGAGATTCCAAGTAACCCAATTCCAGGACCTTTAACCTgagtgggagagaaagagagctcATTAGCACTGAATGGAAATTAATAATCTTACATTTCTATAAAGCTTCAAATGGATAAAAGGTGCTAAGGGCTCAAACTCTGATAAGTGTATGAACTTCATAGAAATCTATTCACCCTCTAGTGAATGTTGCCACATCTGGAGTGGGGTAGAGTGACTGTTTTTACATTGCAAAGTGATGGTATTACAGATAACTAATTAATATTAACTCCTAGGAGAAAAGCCACTTACTGAATCAGCAATAAACTTTCCTGTAGTAGCCTAGGTTTTCCTTATAATTCTTCCATCCATGTATTAGCTCAGCCCAATTCTGCATAATTTATGAGATCACAATTTGAGGAATGGCTTCAACCTCACTTCTAAGTATAACTCACTGAGGGGGTCCCCTTGCATTTTAGCTGGGTTTGAGCTTACTCTCAAAAAAACACCTTGCAAACagatatacacattttaaaacaactaTATCCTAGGTTGTTTTCAGATCTAGTGTGTTAGGGAAAGAGGAGGACATCTATACTGAATATTAATTCCCAGATAAAAACTATGATAAACTGGTGTTAAGACTGAGTACGTATtggcattttaaagaaaaaacatttcagaGATGCTGTTGTACCCACTGGACATGTGTGTTATACTTCCTCCACTGTGCCTAAGGGAAGAGGATGCAAGTTGTTTACAACTCCCAGCTATGGAACCTGGCTCTTTTGCTCAATCAGTAGATAGATTTGTGCTTAGaactctggaggtccccagttgAATCCTGGTGTCAAATAAGATGGCAGTTGTCATACTAATTATCCTCACACCAAGTATTACAagcccaggaaattcagagttagggTTCTActtaaagaaatccaaacatattaAGATATAGTAAAAcacagttaaggcacccaaacaacttTAACTCCAGTCTATATTGATGCAATACAATAACCATGTAATTATAATTAGTGCACAATAGGGTTTGCAGCCCCAGATGAGAGTAAAACCAATTTTTAAAGATACTGTACATTCAATTTGTCCTCCCTCATAGTGGTCACTAGTGGAAGCCACCCATGACTGGTTCTAGGGGCGGGTAAGAGGGGTAGTTGATCTAGGTACCTTCTTCCAAGAGGTGCTGGCACAGATTGGCGTTTTTCCCTCCACTCCAATTGGTTGGCCTTTCCCCCACCGCCCTCCCTTCTCAGCTGCTTGGGAGAAGGCACCAAAAATGTTTTCCGCCCTGGCCAGCAATGTGAAGGCAGCTCGGCATCCCTCTCATTGGGAAAATgagagatggcagccattttgaaaggggCCAGTTCTTCACTGAATTCTCTGTAGAACATCATTATTATTCTACTGCTGCTGAAGGAGAAATGTTCAGTTAATAATAAtgctaaaaatgaatattaatcCCGAGAATGTTTCTTCAACTGTAGCTGATGCAGAAAACTGTTCAGGAAGTTTGAAGAGTCTGTATTATTCTATTATTAAGATAATTTGGCATAGAAAAAGAATTCTTAAAAAGgcccattttaattattttttatctcAAACTACTCACAGTGTACTTGTAAAGAAAGACATTTATAATAATTTACTCAAAGAATAAGTGCTGTAATTTTGGAAAGGATACACTGTAATCTTCTTTAAAAATACCAGTAATTGAATCCCTGCTTTTAGTTCAAAATACTCAACCGTAATTATGGAACTGTCACTGGTGCTTCCAGAGTACTTTCCTATATAGTTTCCCATTTATAAATGCAAATTCATTACAATAAAAAACAGCATGATTTTGGagataaaatatttgtaaaggatTTAATCTAACCAGGTTCGCTAACTCCATAATGATTCCAGAGTGCTCATCAAGTGTAAGACACTCAAATATGAACACTTAACTAAAGACTGTGCCATAGTTTACTAAGATTACTCTCCTTCACCACCTGTTTCACCACTAGCATAAGTGGCtgcaactccactggcttcaaagaACCGGAGGTAGGGGTAAAATTATGCAGGGCCTTCAAAAGATGAAGGGCATGGAACTTTAACATGATAGAAAATATAATGGGGGACAGAGGCACTGACAGCATTCAAAGAGGGTGGGGCATCCTGTGCTTAGTATGGTGGGAGAGAAAGGGGATTTTACCAATAGACTTTTGGGTAGATTAGAGTGGCTCTAGTGGTTGTGGCTATTATAAATTGTACAAAGACAAGGCCTCAAAATATCCATCACCAGGTACTGGAAACAAATGCAGTTCCAGAATACAAAATTTTAACATTTAGTAGTGACCATAACAGCTTCTTAAACTCAAAGGCAATAACTTAGTGTTTGTGGACTTCCTTAAACTGTGGATCACAGAAGCTTGCCATGCATAAAAATACTCTGTCATGGCCAatgtacagaaaaaataaaacaaaaccccttTTGGAAGCTTGAGAATCTCCGGCAACAGCCCTCAAAAGAaacggagtacttgtggcaccttagagacaaacacaaCTTCAGTAGAATTTTATAATGATGTGTaggtgggtgggttgggggatGAGAGATGGTGTCAGTAAGACACTCCCCAAGAAATGGTATCAGCTAAAATGCAAAGCTCAAATGGACCAGTCATAGAGGATTaccaaatacaagttgtttacaATGAACTTTGATAGAGCTGAGATTTTAAGCACAGCAGCTGTGTATCAAATATTGCTTTACAACAGCCTTATGATGAGAGCTCCCTGTATCATGGGAACACCCATGAATAAACTGACCTGTGAGTGTTGCAACATATAGTTCACAGCTTCCTCAAAATACTCTAGATGGAATTCCTTCATATCTTTGGGGAGATCTTCATAGCCATAATAAGCCAGAGCCAGTGTGGCAAAGCCATGATTGGCCAGCAGGCTTGCCCTATATTCAGGAAGCCCCCCTCCAGTACCATATATGTCAATGATTCCAGGAAAGGGGCCATCTTCTGTAGGAAACCAAATAAAGGGATGCAATTAGCTCAAAATTCTTCCTTTACATTCCAAATTTCAAACCATTTGGACTTACCTTGctctaaaaaaaattttttttttttttaagaaaagctaCAAGATGAAGGTTCACTAGGCTCTCCATAAACTACTAAATACTTCGGAGATTAGAATAGAAAACCTGCTATGTCATGTGCAGGTCTGGATAATAATACATATTCTTGCAATTACTGAAGAAACCAAGGATTATTTGACAAGCCATTATTGATTGTGATTTCCTCGACATGTCTATCTTATGATTTAGGTGCCAGAAATCTGTATTATTCAATAAAatttaccaaaaagaaaaaaaattcagctgcaTTGCAGACACAAGTCTCCATTTCCTTTAAACCTTCATCAGTCTCTCAGTTTGTCTCCACCTTGTCCCATACTTAGAGAAGGCCTCAGAAACAGGTGGTTCTTGCAATGGGTCCTGCAGGTAATCAAATCCAAGATCTAGTGCACCAAggcagaagcagggccggctccaggcatcagcaccgcaagcaggtgcttggggcggccaatggaaaggagcGGCATATCCGGcttttcggtggcaattcagagGCGGGTCCCTTAGTCCCTCTCGGAGgaaaggacctgccactgaattgccacccAAGAACGAAGcagcggtggtagagctgccgccgatcgtggcttttttttttttttttttgccgcttggggcggcaaaaacgctggagccagccctgggcagaaGACAAGTTTCAGAGTCTTGGACTTCACTGAGATCACGTTGTTACCTCCTTTTTATAATCAGGTGGTGAGTGTTAGCTGGAGTCCCTCCTGTGTTATTAAACattaactttttatcatttttgtatgttAAACACTCTTAATTCTATAATATGCATTTTTATTCTGTGTATCTATTTATTGTCCTACATATATTTATGTAGGGCAatcaatgaatgaatgaatgtccAGGGAAAATAGCCCTCAAACTACTAAAAGTGTCTACAGAAGTATGTTATAAACAAAACTAGATGATTGATAAGGGATTTGTTATTGCACATGTTTTCTGTAATGGATTAAATAAGGATCCATTGAAAGATATTTATAAACTCAATAAGAACTGCTGATTGTCCCATGTCTCAGTAATAATGACCAAATTAGAATTCCCTTTGGCTTATCAATCCTGTAACCTAAAGATACCATAAAAGAAATCCCATAAGTAATTAGGTAcaatgaaaatttcaaaacagaacACATAGTGCAATTAATTATGGGAAAGTATTTTCCCTCCAAAAAGGAGCTTCTTTGTCTCACACTCTATGAAAGGACAGAGGTTTGCGTACTTGGATTGGGAACGAACACTGTCAGCATTCCACTGGGTACACAGGAAGGGACCAAATTACCTTCTCTTCATCATCTTTGGGGTGGTAAAGTATGTCTTCCTGTATTCTGTGTAGTGCTGTACTAATCTCTGATTGTTAATCTTTGATTAAATGATTCCATTTGAGCCTATTTGACAATCTCAAATTATTAAATTCAAACACACAACACATTCCTGCAGCGGCCATGGTACAACATGGGAAGAGTTGGTGTCTTATATACTCTGTATCCAAACCATTAAGTACAGCCCTACACAGAAAGACCTGTATTCAGATAATTTTGATGTTAGATAAATTTCTGGTTATCATTGGTGAGGTCTGCATGCAAAAGAAAAGGATGCAGTCTTCTCGTCAAGTATAAATGATTAAAAAGTGGTCTTGACTACCATTGATCCCAGGGCACATGAAGAGCAACTGTAGACTTCAGAAAGACTCCAAGGTTAAGAATCTGAGAAATAAAGAGTGAGCATGCCCCACCAGTCAAGGCTGCTAATATAATTCCTGGCACTGTCTCGGCTTGATTGAGTTTCAGTCCATCCCTCATCTTTGCCAGAGTCTATGTTAATCATGGCCTAAGATACTTCACCAAACTAACAAGTCAAAAAAGATGGAAATATATAGAAAACTAGTTATTGAAGACATAGCTCAACCCTCTTAATCCCCCATACTTCCTCACTAACCTCCTGAACAGCTCCATTGTTGAGCAAGAAGGTTAATGAACTAGAGTCGCCCTCCCTGCATGTGATAGCCCTCAGGCATATGAGCAATTCTCCCTTTCGGAACTTGGCGTGCAGAAAGTAAGGAATGCAGCCTGGGAATCATTGCAAAAGTCTGCAAATGTATTGACAGTTTGTGATCAATAGCATTCAGGTTAATTGACAGAGTTAAGAAATTCAGCATGGACACCTTTGGGAGCCCAGCCAACCCCACAATGGCTGTTTCATACTATATCCAGGTCAGAAAAGTCAGTTAGGCCTGGATCCACAGAGGGCCTTAGGTGTTGCAATCCTTATCTTTTAGTACTTTGAAAAGtcactggaatccacaaagcctgagttaggtgcctagtcTCAATGAAaagggagagacaggcaccttaGAAAGCAATCTTCAAAAGCCAGCACACAAGGAGGGGAGCCACGtgttagccaatgggagatgtgacAAGAGGTGTGTGTCCTAAGCACAACCCCTCTCAGGGCGTTAGGTGCCTATGTCCACTAGCCCTCCAAAGAACCCCTTTCTTGAAGTTAGGCCATGTTGGTGCCTAACCTGTTTCTTGCAAGCAGTTTGGATGCTTACCTACCTCCGCTCAAAatggcagaggggaggaggaggaggtggactCCCTCATAACTGTTAGCCCAGTGGTTATTATACTCACTCAGGATATGGGACAACCTGGTTCAATTCCTCTCTCTGCTTGTCGAGGTGAAGGGACTGGAGGGGTTTTATCTCatctcaggagagtgccctaactaTTGGACTACAGAATGATTCTCTCTCTGGATCAATTAATATTTAAAGGCTTTGACAAGAGAGACTAAGACCAACctgcatcagaatatcccatagttcagcagtccccaaacttttgagggtcatgCCCCACCTTACCCCCATCCGTACTCCCGCAGAAGccggggccaggagcggggccgTGGCAGATGGGGGAGGATGGACCCGGACAGGgttaagggggctgaggctgcagctggggatgGGAGCCAGGGACACGGCTGGGGGGCgggactggagcagagctgggggtgtcaaggggaagggctgggtagcgctccttcccccccctctGGTGGCTAGCCCAGACCCCACCAGACTGTTCTCCACACACCCTTAGGGACTTCGGGCAGGTTTTGGGGTGTGAGGGCACGCAGGTCCCTCTTTCTCTCACCACCTCCACCCACCTGTCCCCAGCTGGGACATCCTGTCTGGCTGGGGCAGCCCTCCCTGGTGCCCGCCCTTCAGACGTTACAGTCACAAGTAAAGGTAAATGCCACACACTTTGAGGACCTTTGCCATAGTCAGTAGTTAGGACACTCATCAGAGAGATGATAGATCCCCATTCAAATCCCTTATCAGGCTGAAGGGTGAactgaaccagggtctcccacatcttagGTGAGAACCCACAGGATAAAGGtgaccactgctgctgccacctcccttCCCCGTTGTTTGGTGTGGCGTTAGCCATGCTCCCAGTATGGAGTGAG harbors:
- the LOC117876805 gene encoding acyl-coenzyme A thioesterase 1-like, producing MALAARGALRGAGTFCAQTLLLRSCHRLLRRGQARALGAAAAASSMAPSVQFSPAQRSLFDEPLAIAVQGLCPQQEVTLRLSLQDEGGELFQSCARYQAGSSGELDLTRSPALPGLGGSFSGLEPMGLFWSLQPQKPFRRLVKRDVESPFCLELEVFEGHGPLPSRLLARGAHERGFLRDGVRRIPVREGRIRATLFLPPEDGPFPGIIDIYGTGGGLPEYRASLLANHGFATLALAYYGYEDLPKDMKEFHLEYFEEAVNYMLQHSQVKGPGIGLLGISKGGDLCISMASFLKGITATVTINGSVANVGAVLRYKDITIPSLGINRKRIKIDKSGIADIVDVLNNPLEGPDRQSFIPLEKAEGHFLFIVGKDDHNWKSEFFATEASNRLQAHGKEKPVIVCYPGAGHYIEPPFSPMCSASMHLLVGNPVIWGGEPKAHSVAQVDAWQKIQAFFHKHLSGKQCITGKL